One Micromonospora craniellae genomic region harbors:
- a CDS encoding MraY family glycosyltransferase encodes MARARARITAFLLALGVLAGATISWPGLTATPAYAAPVAYQASADLCTVQEWQVDFRACVAKLQQVAESEATCLNPPTPTAPDSGMAGWFASRPEASKLPGPKGYYTDYGYAGYSYSTYKIESGCATTLLHPDYKFTNTVANGEFMIATAIVGASNALRERAWDPGTMWGWADPLVEQATKAIYQKVFSVFGIVTLCVVGLYLLWRSRQSDMSAAMTTAAWALVVMVAVTALAAWPVKSANLADGALVSTLGVVHDAIGPAAKDTPPGRCGMLDPNVCTDKRPPAVRASDTAAEAMLYRNWLRGVLGSADSETARKYGAALYDAKSLSWEEAEKIRANPQTRDATINAKKQQWMTVAAQIEREDPEAYEYLQGVRDMDRVGAGFIAVLAALLFAMFDLTASLLVLLGFLIFRWAVIAAPILGTIGLLRPASAGLRRLGNAVVAALFNIAIFGTGAAIYLFAVDLIMSTATLPGWLQVVLVWLCGVVGWLLLRPYRRITQLGGKDSSEAVSSAGSWHRRFFRDMRTAARLDVAEPGGTTEPGMARRRALAPEQPKVRPEARPDPVPTGGPAAPQRPDDREPTGAPAPTEERRPEGRPAAPRPRRRQPASWTVPDVPDENPSYAIYRPVSAERAPEKVTPRVRSEAR; translated from the coding sequence ATGGCGAGGGCCCGGGCAAGGATCACGGCGTTCCTCCTGGCACTCGGCGTCCTCGCCGGCGCCACGATCAGTTGGCCCGGGCTCACCGCCACACCCGCGTACGCCGCCCCGGTCGCGTACCAGGCTTCCGCCGACCTGTGCACCGTGCAGGAGTGGCAGGTCGACTTCCGGGCCTGCGTGGCTAAGCTCCAGCAGGTCGCAGAGTCGGAGGCGACCTGCCTGAACCCCCCGACACCGACCGCGCCGGACTCCGGCATGGCCGGCTGGTTCGCCTCCCGCCCCGAGGCCTCCAAGCTGCCTGGCCCCAAGGGGTACTACACCGACTACGGCTACGCCGGCTACAGCTACAGCACCTACAAGATCGAGTCCGGCTGCGCCACCACGCTGCTGCACCCGGACTACAAGTTCACCAACACCGTCGCCAACGGCGAGTTCATGATCGCCACGGCGATCGTCGGCGCCTCGAACGCCCTGCGTGAGCGCGCCTGGGACCCCGGGACGATGTGGGGTTGGGCCGATCCGTTGGTGGAGCAGGCGACCAAGGCGATCTACCAGAAGGTGTTCAGCGTCTTCGGCATCGTCACGCTCTGCGTCGTCGGGCTCTACCTTCTCTGGCGCTCACGGCAGAGCGACATGAGTGCCGCGATGACCACTGCGGCATGGGCGCTGGTGGTCATGGTGGCGGTGACCGCGCTGGCCGCCTGGCCGGTCAAGTCCGCCAATCTCGCCGACGGTGCCCTCGTTTCGACGCTAGGTGTCGTGCACGACGCTATCGGTCCGGCTGCCAAGGACACACCGCCCGGCCGGTGCGGCATGCTCGATCCAAACGTCTGTACTGACAAGCGCCCGCCTGCAGTGCGGGCTAGTGACACGGCTGCCGAGGCGATGCTCTACCGAAACTGGTTGCGGGGGGTGCTGGGCTCGGCCGACAGCGAGACCGCCCGCAAGTACGGTGCCGCCCTTTACGACGCCAAGTCGCTGTCCTGGGAAGAGGCGGAGAAGATCCGCGCAAACCCTCAGACCCGTGACGCGACCATCAATGCCAAGAAGCAGCAGTGGATGACGGTCGCGGCGCAGATCGAGCGGGAGGATCCGGAGGCGTACGAGTACCTGCAGGGTGTCCGGGACATGGACCGGGTGGGCGCGGGTTTCATCGCCGTACTGGCCGCCCTGCTCTTCGCGATGTTCGACCTGACCGCGTCGCTGCTCGTCCTGCTCGGCTTCCTGATCTTCCGGTGGGCGGTGATCGCCGCGCCGATCCTGGGCACGATCGGCCTGCTCCGTCCGGCCAGCGCCGGGCTGCGACGCCTCGGTAACGCGGTGGTGGCCGCCCTCTTCAACATCGCGATCTTCGGCACGGGTGCCGCCATCTATCTCTTCGCCGTCGACCTCATCATGAGCACCGCCACACTGCCGGGCTGGCTGCAGGTGGTCCTGGTCTGGCTGTGCGGGGTGGTCGGCTGGCTGCTGCTGCGCCCCTACCGGCGGATCACCCAACTGGGCGGAAAGGACAGCAGCGAGGCGGTCAGTTCGGCCGGCTCCTGGCATCGGCGCTTCTTCCGGGACATGCGTACCGCCGCCCGGCTCGACGTCGCCGAGCCGGGCGGTACCACCGAACCGGGCATGGCACGACGCCGGGCCCTCGCGCCGGAGCAGCCAAAGGTCCGCCCGGAGGCCCGGCCGGACCCGGTCCCGACCGGCGGTCCGGCCGCTCCGCAGCGCCCGGACGACCGGGAACCCACCGGCGCGCCTGCCCCTACGGAGGAACGGCGCCCCGAAGGCCGGCCGGCCGCGCCCCGACCGCGCCGTCGCCAACCTGCCTCCTGGACGGTGCCGGACGTACCCGATGAAAACCCCTCGTACGCCATCTACCGTCCCGTCTCGGCCGAACGCGCGCCGGAGAAGGTGACTCCGCGAGTCCGCTCCGAGGCCCGGTGA
- a CDS encoding ATP-binding protein produces MSPSSTPGSPAGRPAAPHGNRARSFDYPQAGELDDGGLDPALATTPGHGGVGVFQAPRPPQRLSVSAEPASPPPAPRDGADIDSPFLDLFGGTYARPGSAQRGNALPARSVPQQAPPPPPVVPPAPVTQRSSAPHLPAQATGPASVVARPAAEPPVVTAPAVPPTPPRTPAPTTDRLPNARPPVDDQPTRAERSARPGVDERPTRDDRPAREPRPAHEERPPADEARPAETAPPPRRTPAPAARTTAAPRQRSVDRRDRPVKPTRVRPPKIKFGDRDPAVELAITEIAGHLTFTPNTVTAWYCLPEVRWAFRPDAEREALLSAISEQYAGLAGFRLHLRRTTRPFPADEWARTIDANTAAPLPDVPDTTSWADHLVAAQRHLLSVNHAEGQTYLGVTFARRSLGDSLTERLLRTFGRGVAEGERRKLGRTVEQFDEVLGAFGMRGRRVTAQELEWLLYRSVALCMAPPGALSPITDGRWERGDLLALTEQVERYRTPYGSTVKLVNRMTGEERHVAVLAVGRMEPLEIPERHEPWLHFHERLPWPMELSTRVDILGSGDSFRNLEHRLRMIRSQQLDYAEHGIDAPPELERLAKRALVIGDEMTTGLPVESARAHGWHRIAVGGRTREECLERARRLIQLYSRELRVSLQHPKNQDWLAREFIPGEPVANTGYVRRMPVPLLAAALPQAASTVGDRRGDLIGRTAGTCRRPVFLDLHFPMEVRERSGLAVFVAEPGGGKSTLLGALGYLAARRGVQVTLLDPSGPLARLCAMPELRPYSRVLNLTGSEHGTLAPYSLIPTPSRSEFSSGASGDREFEIAVSNARAERRMLVQDICMMLVPPQVAREASTATLFRHAVRQVPAEETSTLDDVVTCLGQLDDDAGRELANLLLDTAEMPLAMLFFGRPPEGLLGPDAALTVITMAGLRLPDLKIEREYWSAEEALALPMLHTAHRLAVRRCYGGSMSSRKLVGLDEAHFMEGWRSGRSFLVRLARDSRKWNLAALVASQNPRDILGLDVQNLVSTVFVGRIAEDAEIASEALRLLRVPVDDGYEATLASLSTADATSAHRLGFREFIMRDVDGRVQKVRVDVSYVDGLLSHLDTTPAAIAAAAGVLPTVLPDMEA; encoded by the coding sequence ATGAGCCCCTCCTCCACGCCGGGATCCCCGGCCGGGCGCCCGGCCGCACCACACGGTAACCGTGCGCGATCCTTTGACTACCCGCAGGCCGGTGAGCTCGACGACGGCGGCCTGGATCCGGCGCTCGCCACCACTCCCGGTCACGGCGGCGTCGGCGTCTTCCAGGCCCCCCGTCCGCCGCAACGCCTGTCGGTGTCGGCCGAACCCGCGTCGCCGCCACCGGCACCCCGGGACGGGGCCGACATCGACTCGCCCTTCCTGGACCTGTTCGGCGGCACCTACGCCCGACCGGGTTCCGCCCAGCGGGGCAACGCCCTCCCCGCGCGGAGCGTGCCGCAGCAGGCACCGCCCCCACCACCGGTCGTCCCCCCGGCACCGGTGACCCAGCGGTCGTCAGCACCGCACCTGCCCGCACAGGCCACCGGCCCGGCCTCCGTCGTCGCCCGACCCGCCGCCGAGCCCCCCGTGGTCACCGCACCCGCCGTACCGCCGACTCCGCCCCGCACGCCCGCGCCGACGACCGACAGGCTCCCGAACGCCCGCCCGCCCGTCGACGACCAGCCGACCCGGGCCGAGCGTTCCGCCCGCCCCGGCGTCGACGAACGACCGACCCGCGACGACCGTCCGGCGCGCGAGCCACGCCCGGCCCACGAGGAACGGCCGCCGGCCGACGAGGCCCGCCCGGCGGAGACCGCGCCGCCGCCGCGCCGGACGCCGGCGCCGGCCGCGCGCACGACCGCCGCGCCCCGGCAGCGCTCGGTGGACCGGCGTGACCGTCCGGTAAAGCCGACACGCGTCCGCCCGCCGAAGATCAAGTTCGGCGACCGGGACCCGGCTGTCGAACTGGCCATCACCGAGATCGCCGGTCACCTGACCTTCACCCCCAACACCGTCACCGCCTGGTACTGCCTGCCGGAGGTGCGCTGGGCGTTCCGGCCGGACGCCGAGCGGGAGGCGCTGCTCTCGGCCATCTCCGAGCAGTACGCCGGCCTGGCCGGATTCCGGTTGCACCTGCGGCGCACCACCCGGCCCTTCCCGGCCGACGAGTGGGCCCGCACCATCGACGCCAACACCGCCGCTCCGCTGCCGGACGTCCCCGACACCACCAGTTGGGCCGACCACCTGGTCGCGGCGCAACGACACCTGCTCTCGGTCAACCACGCCGAAGGGCAGACCTACCTCGGCGTCACCTTCGCCCGCCGCTCGCTCGGCGACTCGCTCACCGAACGGCTGCTGCGCACCTTCGGGCGAGGCGTGGCCGAAGGTGAACGACGCAAGCTCGGACGCACCGTCGAACAGTTCGACGAGGTCCTGGGCGCGTTCGGCATGCGCGGCCGCCGAGTCACCGCGCAGGAACTGGAATGGCTGCTCTACCGCTCGGTGGCGCTCTGCATGGCGCCGCCCGGGGCTCTCTCGCCCATCACCGACGGGCGCTGGGAACGCGGAGACCTGCTGGCCCTCACCGAACAGGTCGAGCGCTACCGCACCCCGTACGGCTCGACGGTCAAGCTGGTCAACCGGATGACCGGCGAGGAACGGCACGTGGCGGTGCTCGCCGTCGGCCGGATGGAGCCGCTGGAGATCCCCGAGCGGCACGAGCCATGGCTGCACTTCCATGAGCGGCTGCCGTGGCCGATGGAACTCTCCACCCGGGTCGACATCCTCGGCTCCGGTGACTCCTTCCGGAACCTGGAGCACCGCCTCCGGATGATCCGGTCGCAGCAGCTCGACTACGCCGAGCACGGCATCGACGCGCCGCCCGAGCTGGAACGCCTGGCCAAGCGCGCCCTGGTGATCGGCGACGAGATGACCACCGGCCTGCCGGTCGAGTCCGCCCGGGCGCACGGCTGGCACCGCATCGCGGTGGGTGGGCGTACCCGGGAGGAGTGCCTGGAGCGGGCCCGGCGGCTGATCCAGCTCTACTCGCGCGAACTGCGCGTCTCCCTCCAGCACCCGAAGAACCAGGACTGGCTGGCCCGCGAGTTCATCCCCGGAGAGCCGGTCGCCAACACCGGGTACGTCCGGCGGATGCCGGTCCCCCTGCTGGCGGCGGCGCTGCCCCAGGCCGCGTCGACGGTCGGCGACCGCCGGGGCGACCTGATCGGGCGTACCGCGGGCACCTGCCGCCGGCCGGTCTTCCTCGACCTGCACTTCCCGATGGAGGTCCGCGAACGCTCCGGCCTCGCGGTCTTCGTGGCCGAGCCGGGCGGTGGCAAATCGACCCTGCTCGGCGCGCTGGGCTACCTGGCCGCTCGGCGCGGCGTCCAGGTGACCCTGCTCGACCCGTCCGGCCCGCTGGCCAGGCTCTGCGCGATGCCGGAGCTGCGGCCGTACTCGCGGGTGCTCAACCTGACCGGCTCCGAGCACGGCACCCTCGCACCGTACTCGCTGATCCCGACGCCGTCGCGCAGCGAGTTCAGCAGCGGCGCTTCCGGTGACCGCGAGTTCGAGATCGCGGTCTCCAACGCCCGGGCCGAGCGGCGGATGCTGGTGCAGGACATCTGCATGATGCTGGTGCCGCCGCAGGTGGCCCGCGAGGCGTCCACCGCCACCCTGTTCCGGCACGCCGTACGCCAGGTGCCCGCCGAGGAGACCTCCACGCTGGACGACGTGGTCACCTGCCTCGGGCAGCTCGACGACGATGCCGGCCGGGAACTGGCCAACCTGCTGCTGGACACCGCCGAGATGCCGCTGGCCATGCTCTTCTTCGGCCGGCCACCGGAGGGGCTGCTCGGCCCGGACGCGGCACTCACCGTGATCACCATGGCCGGCCTACGGCTGCCCGACCTCAAGATCGAACGCGAGTACTGGTCGGCCGAAGAGGCGTTGGCGCTGCCGATGCTGCACACCGCACACCGACTGGCGGTTCGCCGCTGCTACGGCGGCTCGATGTCGTCCCGCAAGCTGGTGGGCCTCGACGAGGCGCACTTCATGGAGGGGTGGCGATCCGGCCGCTCGTTCCTGGTCCGGCTCGCCCGCGACTCCCGCAAGTGGAACCTCGCCGCGCTGGTCGCCTCACAGAACCCGCGGGACATCCTCGGCCTCGACGTGCAGAACCTCGTCTCCACCGTCTTCGTCGGCCGGATCGCCGAGGACGCCGAGATCGCCTCCGAGGCACTGCGGCTGCTGCGCGTACCGGTGGACGACGGGTACGAGGCCACCCTCGCCTCGCTCTCCACCGCCGACGCGACCTCCGCCCACCGGCTCGGCTTCCGGGAGTTCATCATGCGCGACGTCGACGGCCGGGTGCAGAAGGTCCGAGTCGACGTCTCCTACGTGGACGGACTGCTGAGCCACCTCGACACCACCCCCGCCGCCATCGCCGCCGCCGCAGGGGTGCTGCCGACCGTCCTGCCTGACATGGAGGCGTGA
- the folP gene encoding dihydropteroate synthase, which yields MTDLVRAPAPVVMGVLNVTPDSFSDGGRYADVAAAVAHGVRLRAEGAALVDVGGESTRPGADRVDADTEAARVLPVIRELAAAGVPVSIDTTRARVAEAALAAGAVVVNDVSGGLADPDMARVVRDADCPWVLMHWRGHSRRMSELASYRDVVADVRAELRERVEAALVAGVSENRLIIDPGLGFAKTAAHNWQLSARLPELLDLGYPLLFAASRKSYLGLLLAGPDGTPRPTGGRAAATVATSLLAVAAGAWGVRVHDVRATVDALAVWQASGAPRLGATPDSTPPVGAGAPGADREARR from the coding sequence GTGACCGATCTGGTACGGGCCCCGGCCCCGGTGGTGATGGGCGTCCTGAACGTCACGCCCGACTCGTTCTCCGACGGCGGACGCTACGCCGACGTCGCCGCAGCCGTCGCACACGGCGTCCGGCTGCGCGCCGAGGGAGCGGCGTTGGTGGATGTCGGTGGAGAGTCGACCCGGCCCGGTGCCGACCGGGTGGACGCCGACACCGAAGCGGCCCGGGTGCTGCCGGTGATCCGGGAGCTGGCCGCGGCCGGCGTACCGGTCAGCATCGATACCACCCGGGCCCGGGTCGCCGAGGCGGCCCTCGCCGCCGGGGCGGTGGTGGTCAACGACGTCTCCGGGGGCCTGGCCGACCCGGACATGGCCCGCGTCGTCCGGGACGCCGACTGCCCCTGGGTGCTCATGCACTGGCGCGGCCACTCCCGGCGGATGAGCGAGCTGGCCAGCTACCGCGACGTGGTCGCCGACGTCCGCGCCGAACTGCGCGAGCGGGTGGAGGCGGCGCTCGTCGCCGGGGTGTCCGAAAACCGACTGATCATCGACCCGGGCCTCGGCTTCGCCAAGACGGCGGCGCACAACTGGCAGCTCAGCGCCCGGCTGCCGGAACTGCTCGACCTCGGCTACCCGCTGTTGTTCGCCGCGAGTCGCAAGTCCTACCTGGGCCTGCTGCTGGCCGGGCCGGACGGCACCCCGCGACCCACCGGCGGGCGGGCGGCGGCCACCGTCGCGACCAGCCTGCTCGCGGTCGCCGCCGGCGCCTGGGGGGTACGCGTGCACGACGTGCGCGCCACCGTCGACGCGCTTGCGGTCTGGCAGGCCAGCGGCGCTCCCCGGCTCGGCGCCACGCCGGACTCCACACCGCCGGTGGGTGCGGGTGCGCCCGGAGCCGACCGGGAGGCACGACGATGA
- the folB gene encoding dihydroneopterin aldolase, which produces MSDRIELTGLRAHGRHGVYDFERARGQEFVVDAVLELDLGPAARSDDVADTVHYGELAEHLVAVITGEPVNLIETLADRLIEVCLADPRVSAATVTVHKPEAPVPHTFGDVAVTMRRARTR; this is translated from the coding sequence ATGAGCGACCGGATCGAGCTGACCGGCCTGCGGGCCCACGGCCGGCACGGGGTGTACGACTTCGAACGCGCCCGGGGGCAGGAGTTCGTCGTCGACGCCGTCCTGGAGTTGGACCTCGGCCCCGCCGCGCGCTCCGACGACGTGGCCGACACGGTGCACTACGGCGAGCTGGCCGAACACCTGGTCGCGGTGATCACCGGCGAGCCGGTCAACCTGATCGAGACACTGGCCGACCGGTTGATCGAGGTCTGCCTGGCCGATCCACGGGTGTCCGCCGCGACGGTGACCGTACACAAGCCCGAGGCGCCGGTGCCGCACACTTTCGGCGACGTGGCCGTGACGATGCGTCGGGCGCGTACCCGATGA
- the folK gene encoding 2-amino-4-hydroxy-6-hydroxymethyldihydropteridine diphosphokinase has translation MTRAVLSLGSNLGDRLDHLRSAVATFGESVLMVSGVYETPPWGDTAQPAYLNAVVLVGDVAAGPYDWLARTRAAEQAAGRVRDPERRFGPRTLDVDVIAVWGDDGEPVLSEDPELTLPHPRAHLRAFVLRPWIDIAPYGRLPGHGWLTDLLTSGPLAAEVAELSPRPDLTLESTP, from the coding sequence ATGACGCGGGCGGTGCTCTCCCTGGGCAGCAACCTGGGTGACCGCCTGGACCACCTGCGTTCTGCCGTGGCCACGTTCGGCGAGAGCGTGCTGATGGTCTCGGGCGTGTACGAGACGCCGCCCTGGGGCGACACCGCCCAGCCGGCTTACCTGAACGCGGTGGTGCTGGTCGGCGACGTGGCCGCGGGGCCGTACGACTGGTTGGCGCGGACCCGGGCTGCCGAGCAGGCCGCCGGGCGGGTCCGCGACCCGGAGCGGCGTTTCGGTCCCCGCACGCTCGACGTCGACGTGATCGCGGTCTGGGGGGACGACGGTGAGCCGGTGCTCAGCGAGGATCCCGAGCTGACCCTGCCGCATCCCCGGGCGCATCTGCGGGCCTTCGTGCTGCGGCCGTGGATCGACATCGCGCCCTACGGCCGGTTGCCCGGACACGGCTGGCTGACCGATCTGCTCACCTCCGGGCCACTCGCCGCCGAGGTCGCGGAACTGAGCCCACGACCGGATCTGACGTTAGAGTCGACGCCATGA
- a CDS encoding DUF3180 domain-containing protein: MGPTRISTLAVAALAAAAATWLLISSFYYSGLPPLPWLPVVTLAGLAVLEAYAAVNTRGRIERRPGRDPVNPLMVARFVVLAKASALVGAIFAGAYAGLVGWLLVQTTRAADADRPAAIAGLVASVALVAAALWLERSCRVPEQPEDEQEPDDGESRPPRR, from the coding sequence ATGGGCCCCACCCGCATCTCGACCCTGGCGGTCGCCGCCCTGGCCGCCGCCGCGGCCACCTGGCTGCTGATCAGCAGCTTCTACTACAGCGGATTGCCGCCACTGCCCTGGCTGCCGGTGGTGACCCTCGCCGGGCTCGCCGTGCTGGAGGCGTACGCGGCGGTCAACACCCGTGGTCGCATCGAGCGTCGGCCCGGCCGCGACCCGGTCAACCCGTTGATGGTCGCCCGGTTCGTCGTCCTGGCCAAGGCGTCAGCACTGGTCGGGGCCATCTTCGCCGGGGCGTACGCCGGGCTGGTCGGCTGGCTGCTGGTGCAGACCACCCGGGCGGCGGACGCGGACCGGCCGGCGGCGATCGCCGGTCTGGTGGCGTCGGTGGCCCTGGTGGCGGCGGCACTCTGGCTGGAACGCTCCTGCCGGGTTCCGGAGCAGCCGGAGGACGAGCAGGAACCCGACGACGGGGAGAGCCGACCTCCTCGACGCTGA
- a CDS encoding ABC transporter permease — MAYDDPGRSGLPEPTSAVPVAVTEPGPDDPQCETGPDRFGVHIVWETLLLFGFAALVYLVWREDPAVLRGSGLRVLIVEVVALGLLALAAGLSLRTAAVNLAIGPVAVAAGLHFAEQSDRGLVEAVGLAGGVAALGGLLLGLLVVVLHVPGWAASLAGAAGVIVYIEQRSAPVLVQGDFDPLGVAGQLFVGFAAIAVFGALFGALGPIRRLVGRFRPVADPARRRGTAAAVVTTLGYVVSTVLAMLAGALVASAEGAVTPATGLDWTVLALGVAVLAGTSAFGLRGGVFGTLLTAGAIGLFLAYAQTRGWTVSRWAVGGVVLAAGLVVTRLVEAYGRPAPMFTAAPPPPPPDVTNGGGWTLPRPEPVGDWPPMPPAQHPLNTTDPWGPRRWETGPRPWDAEDR; from the coding sequence ATGGCGTACGACGACCCGGGCCGGAGCGGACTCCCGGAACCGACCTCCGCCGTTCCCGTCGCGGTGACCGAGCCTGGTCCCGACGACCCGCAGTGCGAGACCGGCCCGGATCGCTTCGGCGTGCACATCGTCTGGGAGACGCTCCTGCTGTTCGGCTTCGCCGCGCTGGTCTACCTGGTCTGGCGGGAGGACCCGGCGGTACTGCGGGGCAGCGGGCTGCGCGTCCTCATCGTCGAGGTGGTCGCCCTCGGCCTGCTGGCGCTGGCCGCCGGGCTGAGTCTGCGGACCGCTGCGGTGAACCTGGCGATCGGACCGGTGGCGGTCGCGGCCGGGCTGCACTTCGCCGAGCAGTCGGACCGGGGGCTGGTCGAGGCCGTCGGGCTGGCCGGTGGCGTGGCCGCCCTCGGCGGACTGCTGCTGGGGCTGCTCGTCGTGGTGCTGCACGTGCCCGGCTGGGCGGCCAGCCTGGCGGGCGCGGCCGGTGTGATCGTCTACATTGAGCAGCGCTCCGCACCGGTGCTGGTGCAGGGGGACTTCGACCCGCTCGGTGTCGCCGGCCAACTCTTCGTCGGCTTCGCCGCGATCGCGGTGTTCGGCGCGTTGTTCGGGGCGCTGGGGCCGATCCGCCGGCTGGTCGGCCGGTTCCGTCCGGTCGCCGATCCGGCTCGACGGCGGGGGACGGCCGCCGCGGTCGTCACCACCCTGGGGTACGTCGTCTCCACCGTCCTGGCGATGCTCGCCGGTGCGCTCGTCGCCTCCGCCGAGGGCGCGGTGACCCCGGCCACCGGGCTGGACTGGACGGTGCTGGCCTTGGGCGTGGCCGTCCTCGCCGGCACCAGCGCCTTCGGGCTGCGTGGCGGGGTGTTCGGCACGTTGCTGACCGCCGGCGCGATCGGCCTGTTCCTCGCGTACGCGCAGACCCGTGGCTGGACGGTCAGCCGGTGGGCGGTCGGCGGGGTGGTGCTGGCCGCCGGTCTGGTGGTCACCCGGCTGGTCGAGGCGTACGGGCGGCCGGCCCCGATGTTCACAGCCGCGCCGCCGCCCCCGCCGCCGGACGTCACCAACGGCGGCGGATGGACGTTGCCACGGCCGGAGCCGGTCGGTGACTGGCCGCCCATGCCACCGGCGCAGCACCCCTTGAACACCACCGACCCGTGGGGGCCGCGTCGGTGGGAGACCGGCCCGCGTCCCTGGGACGCCGAGGACCGGTGA
- a CDS encoding ABC transporter ATP-binding protein — MDVTPAADDGQRAASITLDGIGKRYPDGTEAVRDLSLHIDAGELVVLIGPSGCGKSTVLRMVNRLIEPTSGRIVLGDSDVTQVDPVQLRRQIGYVIQNVGLFPHQTVAANVATVPRLLGWPRDRARRRVDELLELVGLDPAQFGRRYPHELSGGQRQRVGVARALAADPVVLLMDEPFSAVDPIVRTRLQEEFLRLQAAVRKTIVLVTHDLDEAVRLGDRIAVLSEGGHLEQYDTPAALLGSPATPFVREFVGADRGIRRLAVTPLTREVLDPLPADGAANLPSVPLGGSAYDALAVLLTSAQGRALVTEEGRPVGLLSRERVLTLAEPTG, encoded by the coding sequence GTGGACGTTACCCCGGCCGCCGACGACGGTCAGCGCGCGGCGTCGATCACTCTCGACGGCATCGGCAAGCGTTATCCGGACGGCACCGAGGCGGTCCGCGACCTCAGCCTGCACATCGACGCGGGCGAGCTGGTCGTGCTGATCGGGCCGTCCGGTTGCGGCAAGTCGACCGTGTTGCGGATGGTCAACCGCCTGATCGAGCCGACCTCCGGCCGGATCGTGCTCGGCGACTCCGACGTCACCCAGGTCGACCCGGTGCAGCTACGGCGGCAGATCGGCTACGTCATCCAGAACGTCGGCCTGTTCCCGCACCAGACGGTGGCCGCCAACGTGGCCACCGTGCCCCGCCTGCTCGGCTGGCCCCGGGACCGGGCCCGGCGCCGCGTCGACGAACTGCTGGAACTGGTCGGCCTCGATCCGGCGCAGTTCGGCCGACGCTACCCGCACGAACTCTCCGGCGGTCAGCGGCAGCGGGTCGGCGTAGCCCGGGCGCTCGCGGCCGACCCGGTGGTGCTGCTGATGGACGAGCCGTTCTCCGCCGTGGACCCGATCGTGCGGACCCGGTTGCAGGAGGAGTTCCTGCGGCTCCAGGCTGCGGTCCGCAAGACCATCGTGCTGGTCACCCACGACCTGGACGAGGCAGTACGGCTCGGCGACCGCATCGCGGTGCTCTCCGAGGGCGGCCACCTGGAGCAGTACGACACCCCGGCGGCCCTGCTCGGCAGCCCCGCCACCCCGTTCGTCCGCGAGTTCGTCGGCGCCGACCGGGGCATCCGGCGGCTGGCGGTCACCCCGCTGACCCGGGAGGTGCTCGACCCGCTGCCGGCCGACGGTGCGGCGAACCTGCCCTCGGTGCCGTTGGGCGGCTCCGCGTACGACGCGTTGGCGGTGCTGCTCACCTCGGCGCAGGGCCGGGCCCTCGTCACCGAGGAGGGCCGCCCGGTGGGGTTGCTCAGCCGGGAACGCGTGCTCACGCTGGCCGAACCGACCGGTTGA
- a CDS encoding ABC transporter permease: protein MSFRLSYRADPGNPWFSWQYVRDNSETVLAALRDHTTLTLRAVLIAALIAIPLAVVAYWFRPLTGPILALTGVLYTVPSLALFAFIAPYLGIGVATVLSVVVLYALLVIVRNAVAGLNQVPSEVREAAEGMGYGRWGRLLRVELPLALPGILTGLRLATVSTVALVTVGVVIGRGGLGQIIFAGFQNNFYKAQIMTGTLLCVLLALVLDLFLVGVGRLLTPWLRGRVG, encoded by the coding sequence ATGTCCTTCCGCCTGAGCTACCGGGCCGACCCGGGTAACCCGTGGTTCTCCTGGCAGTACGTGCGGGACAACTCTGAGACGGTGCTGGCCGCTCTGCGTGACCACACCACGCTGACCCTACGGGCGGTGCTGATCGCGGCGCTGATCGCCATCCCGTTGGCCGTCGTGGCGTACTGGTTCCGGCCGTTGACCGGTCCGATTCTCGCACTCACCGGGGTGCTCTACACCGTCCCGTCCCTGGCGTTGTTCGCGTTCATCGCGCCGTACCTGGGCATCGGGGTCGCGACGGTGCTCAGCGTGGTGGTGCTCTACGCGCTGCTGGTGATCGTCCGTAACGCCGTCGCGGGGCTCAACCAGGTGCCGAGCGAGGTGCGCGAAGCGGCCGAGGGCATGGGCTACGGCCGCTGGGGTCGGCTGTTGCGGGTGGAGCTGCCACTGGCCCTGCCCGGCATCCTCACCGGCCTGCGGCTGGCCACGGTCTCCACTGTCGCCCTGGTCACCGTCGGCGTGGTGATCGGGCGGGGCGGGCTCGGGCAGATCATCTTCGCGGGCTTCCAGAACAACTTCTACAAGGCCCAGATCATGACCGGAACGCTGCTCTGCGTGCTGCTGGCGTTGGTGCTCGACCTGTTCCTCGTCGGCGTCGGTCGGTTGCTCACCCCGTGGCTGCGCGGGCGGGTCGGATGA